Proteins encoded in a region of the Heterodontus francisci isolate sHetFra1 chromosome 19, sHetFra1.hap1, whole genome shotgun sequence genome:
- the LOC137380064 gene encoding BTB/POZ domain-containing protein KCTD6 isoform X2, giving the protein MDNGDWGQTMADPVTLNVGGHLYSTSVSTLTRYPDSMLGVMFRGDFPTAKDSQGNYFIDRDGPLFRYILNFLRTAALTLPQGFKEIDLLRKEADFYQIEPLIHCLNDPKPLYPLDTFEEVVELSSTRKLSKYSNPVAVIITQLTITTKVHSLLEGISNHFTKWNKHMMDTRDFQVSFTFGPCDYHQEVSLRVHLMEYIAKQGFTIRMTRVHHMSERANENTVEHNWTFCRLARKTED; this is encoded by the exons ATGGATAATGGAGACTGGGGCCAGACG aTGGCTGATCCAGTTACACTTAATGTAGGAGGACACTTGTATTCAACATCAGTATCCACACTAACTAGATACCCAGACTCCATGTTAGGAGTAATGTTTAGGGGAGATTTCCCCACTGCCAAAGACTCTCAAGGAAACTATTTCATTGATAGAGATGGACCTCTCTTCAGATACATCTTGAATTTTTTAAGGACTGCAGCTCTGACACTACCTCAAGGCTTCAAAGAAATTGACCTCCTGAGAAAAGAGGCTGATTTTTATCAGATTGAGCCTTTGATTCACTGTCTGAATGACCCCAAGCCCCTTTACCCATTAGATACGTTTGAGGAGGTGGTGGAACTGTCTAGTACCCGCAAACTTTCCAAATATTCTAATCCAGTAGCTGTTATAATCACACAACTGACTATCACTACTAAAGTTCACTCATTGCTGGAGGGTATCTCGAACCATTTTACAAAATGGAATAAACACATGATGGATACCAGAGACTTTCAGGTGTCCTTCACATTCGGACCCTGTGATTATCACCAGGAGGTGTCTCTTCGTGTTCATCTGATGGAGTACATTGCAAAGCAGGGCTTTACCATCAGAATGACAAGGGTACATCACATGAGCGAGAGAGCAAATGAGAACACCGTGGAACACAACTGGACCTTTTGTAGATTGGCACGGAAAACTGAAGATTGA
- the LOC137380064 gene encoding BTB/POZ domain-containing protein KCTD6 isoform X1 — MRSGLLLLPVLCQALYLIQCQDSRRENRLMADPVTLNVGGHLYSTSVSTLTRYPDSMLGVMFRGDFPTAKDSQGNYFIDRDGPLFRYILNFLRTAALTLPQGFKEIDLLRKEADFYQIEPLIHCLNDPKPLYPLDTFEEVVELSSTRKLSKYSNPVAVIITQLTITTKVHSLLEGISNHFTKWNKHMMDTRDFQVSFTFGPCDYHQEVSLRVHLMEYIAKQGFTIRMTRVHHMSERANENTVEHNWTFCRLARKTED; from the exons ATGCGGAGCGGATTGTTGTTGCTGCCGGTTCTCTGCCAAGCCTTATATTTGATCCAGTGTCAGGACAGCAGGAGGGAGAACAGATTG aTGGCTGATCCAGTTACACTTAATGTAGGAGGACACTTGTATTCAACATCAGTATCCACACTAACTAGATACCCAGACTCCATGTTAGGAGTAATGTTTAGGGGAGATTTCCCCACTGCCAAAGACTCTCAAGGAAACTATTTCATTGATAGAGATGGACCTCTCTTCAGATACATCTTGAATTTTTTAAGGACTGCAGCTCTGACACTACCTCAAGGCTTCAAAGAAATTGACCTCCTGAGAAAAGAGGCTGATTTTTATCAGATTGAGCCTTTGATTCACTGTCTGAATGACCCCAAGCCCCTTTACCCATTAGATACGTTTGAGGAGGTGGTGGAACTGTCTAGTACCCGCAAACTTTCCAAATATTCTAATCCAGTAGCTGTTATAATCACACAACTGACTATCACTACTAAAGTTCACTCATTGCTGGAGGGTATCTCGAACCATTTTACAAAATGGAATAAACACATGATGGATACCAGAGACTTTCAGGTGTCCTTCACATTCGGACCCTGTGATTATCACCAGGAGGTGTCTCTTCGTGTTCATCTGATGGAGTACATTGCAAAGCAGGGCTTTACCATCAGAATGACAAGGGTACATCACATGAGCGAGAGAGCAAATGAGAACACCGTGGAACACAACTGGACCTTTTGTAGATTGGCACGGAAAACTGAAGATTGA